A window of the Calditrichia bacterium genome harbors these coding sequences:
- a CDS encoding glycoside hydrolase family 9 protein: MKKSYTRLLLLTLFFLLGVTSWMFGQVFVNQMGYLPDAPKFVFSTSTASEFAVIDENSGQTVFSGTLPLFRSNDPATGMTLYRGDFSNLQLSGEYRINIGALQSAPFVIADTVYRDVYYKSLKSFYYQRCGIDLVGDFAGEYARAKCHQADGFLHTSTGQSGFRLARNSWHDAGDFGKYSGPAAVTAGQLLLANEYFPEKFAQDDLEIPESGNGVPDILDEARFALGWLMNMQDASGGIYHKLTPENFAGFIMPGTDNSQRFIYQISSTATGAAAAALARGARLFSEYDSTFANQCLSAAQNAWAFLQANPAIVPPGGFQNPQGTVTGQYGDGNDRDERLWAAAELFETTGESAYNSYFVNNYSQSGLFSSEAGWQNVNALALITYLYSDQPSANSGIVTLLGNSLNSYCNTLLGYRNTNGFHVSINPGEYVWGSNGNVLNRGLMLLFGWHKTGNSEFRAAALDQLNYNLGVNAHNISFLTGIGEMHPMHIHHRQSEADNIAEPIPGLLAGGPNEYLNDDVLQGHFDENTPPALCYIDDLGSYASNEVAIYWNSPLVVLSGYFYNTSANGILDDPDTGMRSPTRFNLQQNYPNPFNNDTTIPFELLRDSDVELNIYNALGQIVRQEKFAGLQPGTHQFIWRGTGDNGELLSSGTYHFELKSHSERQIRSMVLLK; encoded by the coding sequence ATGAAAAAAAGCTACACAAGACTGTTGCTTTTAACGCTATTCTTTCTGTTGGGTGTGACCTCCTGGATGTTCGGGCAGGTGTTTGTAAATCAAATGGGTTACCTGCCCGATGCACCCAAATTTGTATTCTCCACTTCAACAGCCAGCGAATTTGCAGTGATCGATGAGAACAGCGGACAAACCGTTTTTTCCGGCACATTGCCGTTGTTCCGCAGTAACGATCCGGCAACGGGTATGACGCTCTATCGCGGTGACTTCAGCAATTTACAACTTTCCGGGGAATACCGGATTAACATCGGCGCGCTGCAAAGTGCGCCTTTTGTTATTGCAGATACCGTTTACCGGGATGTGTATTACAAATCGCTGAAATCGTTTTATTATCAGCGATGCGGGATAGATCTGGTTGGCGATTTCGCCGGTGAATACGCACGGGCAAAATGCCATCAGGCAGACGGATTTTTGCACACTTCCACCGGTCAAAGCGGTTTTCGGTTGGCGCGAAACAGCTGGCACGATGCCGGCGATTTCGGAAAATACAGCGGTCCCGCTGCGGTCACCGCCGGTCAATTATTGCTGGCGAACGAATACTTTCCGGAAAAATTTGCGCAGGATGATCTGGAAATTCCGGAAAGCGGCAACGGTGTACCGGATATTCTCGACGAAGCCCGGTTCGCGCTCGGCTGGTTGATGAATATGCAGGATGCCTCCGGCGGCATTTACCACAAGCTGACTCCCGAAAACTTCGCCGGTTTCATTATGCCGGGAACGGATAATTCCCAACGGTTTATTTATCAGATTTCCAGCACCGCAACCGGCGCGGCGGCCGCTGCATTGGCGCGCGGTGCACGGCTGTTTTCGGAATACGATTCTACATTTGCAAACCAATGCCTCTCCGCCGCTCAGAATGCATGGGCTTTCCTGCAGGCAAATCCAGCAATCGTTCCGCCCGGCGGATTCCAAAATCCGCAAGGCACGGTAACCGGGCAATATGGCGACGGCAACGATCGCGATGAGCGATTGTGGGCAGCCGCAGAATTGTTCGAAACCACCGGTGAATCTGCCTACAATTCCTATTTTGTCAACAATTATTCCCAATCCGGTTTGTTTTCCTCGGAAGCTGGTTGGCAAAATGTGAACGCATTGGCACTCATCACATATCTTTACAGCGATCAGCCCTCCGCCAATTCGGGAATCGTTACGTTGCTCGGCAATTCGCTCAATTCTTATTGCAACACGCTGCTCGGCTACCGCAACACTAACGGGTTCCATGTATCCATTAACCCCGGCGAATATGTTTGGGGCAGTAACGGAAATGTGCTCAATCGCGGACTTATGTTGCTGTTTGGCTGGCACAAAACCGGAAATAGCGAGTTTCGTGCGGCAGCGTTGGACCAGCTCAACTACAATTTGGGGGTGAACGCACACAACATCAGTTTTTTGACCGGCATTGGCGAAATGCACCCAATGCACATTCATCACCGGCAATCCGAAGCAGATAATATTGCTGAACCGATCCCGGGACTTTTGGCCGGCGGACCGAACGAGTATCTCAACGATGACGTATTGCAGGGGCATTTCGATGAAAATACGCCACCGGCACTGTGTTACATCGATGATCTCGGTAGTTATGCATCCAACGAAGTCGCCATTTACTGGAATTCGCCGTTAGTTGTGTTAAGTGGTTATTTTTACAATACTTCGGCGAATGGTATTTTAGATGATCCAGATACCGGGATGCGCTCCCCTACCCGTTTTAACCTGCAGCAGAATTACCCCAACCCTTTTAATAACGATACAACAATTCCGTTCGAGTTGCTTCGCGATTCGGATGTTGAATTGAACATTTACAACGCCCTCGGTCAAATTGTCCGGCAGGAAAAATTTGCCGGGCTGCAACCCGGGACGCATCAATTTATTTGGCGCGGCACCGGTGATAATGGCGAACTGCTCAGCTCCGGCACCTACCATTTTGAACTGAAAAGCCATTCGGAACGCCAAATTCGTTCGATGGTGCTGTTGAAATGA
- a CDS encoding PorV/PorQ family protein gives MRNIITFIITLLISGALMGQNFRENVSKRGTTAASFLEVGVGGRALGMGSAFTAMADDPSAMYWNVAGIAKLKQSGVIFNHSDWIADTRFDYVAAVLQLGQYGALGVSVTALGMDEMNVTTVDQPEGTGQTFNAGDYAISIGYALSLSEEFSIGFNPKIIHQYIWEMTATGIAIDVGVHYKTPFKNLNLGFALTNFGSKMQMNGDNARVLYDYDVTSSGNNDRITAMLETSRWALPLNFKIGMTYQALNTPVHQAVISFDAQHPNNDYESVNVGAEYLFARRFALRAGYRSLFLDSTEESFSFGMGLNYPVLGNVLLRFDFAYADFGLLENVQKYSLGIDF, from the coding sequence ATGCGAAACATTATCACATTTATCATAACACTATTGATCAGCGGCGCGTTGATGGGACAAAATTTCAGGGAAAATGTCTCGAAACGCGGAACCACCGCTGCATCATTTCTGGAAGTTGGCGTTGGCGGACGCGCGTTAGGTATGGGCAGCGCATTTACCGCAATGGCTGATGATCCCAGCGCGATGTATTGGAACGTCGCGGGGATTGCCAAACTGAAACAAAGCGGCGTTATTTTCAACCACTCCGACTGGATTGCGGATACCCGGTTCGATTACGTTGCGGCAGTTCTGCAACTCGGGCAATACGGCGCTTTGGGCGTTAGCGTAACCGCGTTGGGAATGGACGAAATGAATGTTACCACCGTCGATCAACCCGAAGGAACGGGACAAACATTCAATGCCGGCGATTACGCCATCAGCATCGGGTATGCCCTTAGCTTGTCGGAAGAATTCTCAATCGGCTTCAATCCCAAAATTATTCACCAATACATATGGGAAATGACAGCAACCGGCATCGCAATTGACGTTGGTGTGCATTACAAAACGCCGTTCAAAAATCTGAACCTCGGTTTTGCACTCACTAATTTCGGTTCGAAAATGCAAATGAACGGCGACAATGCCCGGGTGCTTTACGATTATGATGTTACCAGCTCCGGCAACAACGACCGGATTACAGCAATGCTGGAAACCAGCCGTTGGGCGCTGCCGCTCAATTTCAAAATCGGGATGACCTATCAGGCGTTGAACACACCGGTTCATCAGGCCGTTATTTCGTTCGATGCGCAGCATCCCAACAACGATTACGAAAGTGTCAACGTTGGTGCGGAATATCTTTTTGCCCGCCGATTTGCATTACGTGCTGGTTATCGCAGCCTGTTTCTGGATAGCACAGAAGAATCGTTCTCGTTTGGCATGGGCTTAAATTATCCCGTTTTGGGCAACGTGTTGCTCCGGTTCGATTTCGCATACGCAGATTTCGGATTGTTGGAAAACGTTCAGAAATACTCACTCGGGATTGATTTCTGA
- a CDS encoding TonB-dependent receptor, whose translation MKRIVTPLILLCLCLLILPLYPGTTGKIAGLVSDKATGEPIIGANVYLDGYPYGASTDVDGYYYILNIPPGTYTLIAQMIGFQEMTINEVRVNVDLTTRLNIEISTEAIEGAEVVVTAERDLIQKDLTASAKNIGSEEIEALPVDNFNEVVELQAGVVAGHFRGGRLGEVAYMIDGIPVNDPYNNGLGLVVENSAIQQLEVISGTFNAEYGQALSGVVNIVSREGRNDYEFDVSAYASNYLTNHDDIFPGLDKLDGSGSQSLQFSAGGPIPGFNKLKFFATYRNVSDDGHLNGARLYLPSDDFPFFPSGDSSFVPMDNSKYQSLNGRLTYYLTPSIKLNYGLIWNDNENRYYNHGFRLTPDATKTHYRESLNHSLQINHGLSNRTFYTLKFAQNYSKYFGYVFEDPYDPRYLDTFNGQAQSNYTFRSGGYENDRYLRSTTSRIVKFDINSQISKIHKIGAGMSFSQHELDNYGNSISDQETGTDFEIFYPQRYSFGREEFVKKPIEFSAYLQDKMEYDNFIVNAGIRYDYFNPNTKVPVDKRNPNLLPLFNTDQRDAVTQSQVSPRLGVAFPISSTGVIHVSYGLFFQIPNFEQLYSGISDSSDITKFPVPQESGSLNTIRGNPELKAQRTATYEIGLNQGLTTQLAVEFTAYYRDIRNLTGTEIIRTYEEAQYGRFINRDYGNVRGVILAFEKRFADHWGARLDYTYQIAEGNASDPRSVFFDNQSQPPRESEKQLIPLDWDQRSTFNFSLNTGTPGDWNIGMTGRIGSGTPYTASGRFVLANINIRNNRIKPSSILFDVRMDKTIKFGGTSFQTYLWVENLFDRLNEWNVYGSSGQADIDLDAITSSGEIIGLHTLEDYILNPTFYSPPRRVRLGVSVGF comes from the coding sequence ATGAAACGAATTGTTACACCACTGATTTTACTGTGTTTATGCTTATTAATTTTACCGCTTTATCCGGGAACGACCGGCAAAATAGCCGGATTGGTATCCGATAAAGCAACCGGTGAACCTATCATTGGTGCGAACGTTTATCTCGATGGATACCCGTATGGCGCATCCACAGACGTGGATGGCTATTACTACATCCTCAACATTCCGCCGGGAACATACACGCTTATTGCCCAAATGATCGGTTTTCAGGAAATGACGATCAACGAAGTTCGCGTAAACGTGGATTTGACAACCCGGTTGAACATCGAGATCAGCACCGAAGCTATTGAAGGCGCCGAAGTTGTGGTAACCGCAGAAAGGGATTTGATTCAAAAAGACCTGACTGCCAGCGCAAAAAATATCGGATCAGAAGAAATCGAAGCGCTTCCGGTAGACAATTTTAACGAAGTCGTTGAATTACAAGCTGGTGTCGTTGCCGGTCACTTTCGTGGCGGACGTTTGGGCGAAGTCGCTTACATGATCGACGGCATTCCGGTGAACGATCCTTATAACAACGGATTAGGTTTGGTGGTTGAAAATTCCGCTATTCAGCAGTTGGAGGTGATCAGCGGGACATTCAATGCGGAATACGGACAGGCACTTTCCGGTGTTGTGAATATCGTTTCCCGCGAAGGGCGCAATGATTACGAATTTGACGTGTCTGCGTATGCCAGCAACTATCTCACCAACCACGATGATATTTTCCCGGGGCTGGACAAACTGGACGGCAGCGGCTCGCAAAGCCTGCAATTTTCTGCTGGCGGTCCGATACCCGGATTCAACAAATTAAAATTTTTCGCAACCTACCGTAATGTGTCGGATGATGGACATTTGAACGGTGCCCGGTTGTATTTGCCTTCGGATGATTTTCCGTTTTTCCCGAGCGGCGACAGCAGTTTTGTCCCGATGGACAATTCAAAATACCAATCGTTGAACGGCAGGTTAACCTATTATCTCACGCCGTCTATCAAATTGAATTATGGCTTGATCTGGAATGATAACGAAAATCGTTATTACAATCACGGTTTCCGGTTGACGCCGGACGCAACCAAAACGCATTATCGCGAAAGCCTGAACCACAGTTTGCAGATCAACCACGGATTATCCAACAGAACTTTTTACACCTTAAAATTTGCCCAGAATTACAGCAAATATTTCGGTTATGTATTTGAAGATCCGTATGACCCACGATATTTGGACACCTTTAACGGACAAGCGCAATCGAACTATACCTTCCGTTCCGGCGGTTACGAAAACGATCGATACTTGCGTAGTACCACTTCACGGATCGTAAAATTTGACATCAATAGCCAGATTTCGAAAATACACAAAATCGGTGCCGGGATGTCCTTTAGTCAGCATGAATTGGATAACTACGGAAACAGCATCAGCGATCAGGAAACCGGTACGGATTTCGAAATTTTTTATCCGCAAAGATATTCATTTGGCCGCGAAGAGTTTGTGAAAAAGCCGATCGAGTTTTCTGCATATCTGCAGGACAAAATGGAATATGACAACTTCATTGTAAACGCAGGTATCCGGTACGACTATTTTAACCCGAACACAAAAGTTCCGGTAGATAAACGAAATCCCAACCTGTTGCCGTTGTTCAACACAGATCAACGGGACGCCGTAACTCAATCGCAGGTTAGTCCGCGTTTGGGCGTCGCGTTCCCCATTTCCTCAACCGGTGTTATTCACGTTTCGTATGGTTTGTTTTTCCAGATTCCCAACTTTGAACAATTATACAGTGGAATATCGGACTCATCGGATATCACCAAATTTCCGGTTCCGCAAGAATCGGGTTCGCTCAATACCATTCGCGGAAATCCTGAGCTAAAAGCACAAAGAACAGCTACTTACGAAATCGGTTTGAATCAGGGGTTAACCACCCAGTTGGCGGTTGAATTTACGGCGTACTATCGCGATATCCGAAATTTGACCGGTACGGAAATTATCCGGACGTATGAAGAAGCGCAATATGGTCGCTTTATCAATCGCGATTACGGCAACGTTCGCGGCGTAATTCTGGCATTCGAAAAACGCTTTGCCGATCACTGGGGCGCACGTTTGGACTATACATATCAGATCGCTGAAGGTAACGCATCCGACCCACGTTCGGTATTTTTCGACAACCAGTCGCAGCCGCCGCGCGAATCGGAAAAGCAGTTGATTCCGCTCGATTGGGATCAGCGCTCTACCTTCAATTTCTCACTCAACACAGGTACACCGGGCGACTGGAATATTGGTATGACCGGCAGAATCGGTTCCGGAACGCCATACACGGCATCCGGTCGTTTTGTGTTGGCAAACATCAATATTCGCAACAACCGGATAAAACCGAGCTCGATTTTGTTTGATGTGCGAATGGATAAAACGATCAAATTTGGCGGTACCAGTTTCCAGACATATTTGTGGGTTGAAAACCTGTTCGATCGTTTGAACGAATGGAACGTTTACGGTTCATCCGGGCAGGCGGATATCGATCTGGATGCGATCACCAGCTCCGGCGAAATTATCGGGTTGCACACCCTGGAAGACTACATCCTGAACCCGACATTCTACTCACCGCCGCGCCGTGTGCGGTTGGGGGTTTCAGTTGGTTTCTAA